CATGGAGCGATAACGTTGACAATGAATTCGGCAATTACGACTACCTGATGTTTGCCAACATTGATTACGGTCATCCGGATGTACGCCAGGAAATGGTGGCATGGGGCAAGTGGCTGGTGGATACGCTGCAATGCAGTGGTTTCCGGCTGGATGCGATCAAGCATATTAACCATGACTTCATTAAAGAATTTGCCACCGCCATGAAGAAAAAGCGTGGAGATGATTTTTACATCGTGGGCGAGTTCTGGAATCCCGAGCTTCAAGACTGCCGAAACTTTCTGGATACGGTGGATTACAGGATCGATCTGTTTGACGTGTCTCTTCACTATAAACTCCAAGCAGCTTCCAAAGCCGGCCGTTCCTTTGACCTGCGGACGATCTTTGACGATACACTTGTGCAATCGCACCCGATGAATGCTGTCACGTTTGTGGACAACCACGACTCACAGCCGCAGGAATCACTGGAATCCTGGGTGGAGGATTGGTTCAAGCAGAGCGCTTATGCGTTGATCCTGCTGCGAAAGGACGGTTATCCTTCCGTCTTCTATGGCGATTATTACGGAATCGGCGGCGAGAAGCCCATTCCCGGCAAAAGGGAAGCGATTGACCCGCTGCTCTATGCCAGAGCGAATCGGGCGTATGGCGAGCAGGATGATTATTTTGACCATCCGAATACGATAGGCTGGGTTCGCCGCGGCATCCAGGAAATCGAGTTCTCCGGCTGCGCGGTGGTCATTGCCAATGGCGAAGCCGGGGATAAGCGGATGTTTGTCGGCGAGCATCGAGCCGGAGAGGTATGGGTGGATCTGACCCGCACCCGGAAGGATCGCATAACGATCGGCAAGGATGGTTTCGCTCTTTTTCCGGTGAACGGCGGCAGTGTATCTGTCTGGGCTCATCCGGATATTCCCGTAAAAGGGTAAGCAGCAGCATTTGAACAAAAAAAGACCGGAACGATGGGTTTCGCCAGCACTCCTAATGTGTAGGAAAACATCTGGCGCAAGTCCTCATCCTTCCGGTTTTTCGGGTTAACGGCTACGTACCGATCAGCCTTTAACCTGATAACGACGGCGCAGGCCCTCGCCTAACAGGTTGAACGTGATGATTAGCAGCATCATCGCAAATGCGGGATAGACAACGAATTGGAACTTTCCTAACCATATATCCGCTCGATTCTTGGACAGAATCGTCGCCCAGTTATATCCGGTCTCCACAAATTCCATGACATAATAATTAACTTCCTTCCACTCATGACCAAGAAAGATGTTCACGATCGCAAGTTGGCCAAGCAGCAACATAACCTTTCCCATATCCAAACAGAAGTTGACGATCACCTCGGGGAACATGACCGGAATATAATAATTCTTGGTCAATGTCCTCGTGCGAAGTCCTAACGCGGTTCCGGCCTCCATGTAAGGCTCGCTTGCCATTTTGTGGGCCTGCTGCTGTATCGTTATCGCAACACGTCCGGCTTCAACGCTGGCCAGAATCAGAATGGCCCAGCCCATCCGCTGCTGGGAGAAGAGAAAGAACGGAAGCGCAAGCAGCAGGGCCGAGGCGAAGACCGGCGGCAAATAGGAGCACAGCTGGTTCCAGAAGGTAATGAACCGGTGGGTGAAGCCTTTTTTCTTACGAGCGATCAATCCCAGGGGCACACCTATCGCATATCGAACAGCCGTAATCCCCAGCACAAGCAGGATCGTATCCTTGGCGGTCACAACGAGCTTGCTCAGGTTATCGACCCCCTTCTTATCCGATCCCAGCCAGTTCTTCGAAGAAGGTTTAAAGGGCGGAAGAGTCAGTTTCTGCTTCCCGTCCTTCATCACCCATCGGGAGGTTTCCTGTTTCAACTCTTTATCGATAAAGGGCATGTACGGCCCCGCCAGCATAACAAAAACAAAGAAGGCCAGCAGCGTGCCGCCAATCCATAAAGGGACATTCTTCAAGTCGACTCACCTCATTTCTTATCGTGGATCAAAGTATTTGCGTGCTGATTGACTGATCCATTGAACGATCATGAACAGCACCATGAAAGAAAACGTGATATAAATAATGACCCCCGGCTCATAATTGGACCCGGTGCCGCTGAACGTGTTGAAGTCCAGCGCCTGAAACAGTCTCCATGCCGCTCCCGGATAGTTGCGGTAATATTCCACGACGAGCAGGTTGGACAATATGAAGACGAGCAGGCCCGGAAGATGGGTCAGGATGGTCGCGATGCCGTTGCGCAGCATATGTTTGTATACGACCTTCCGGTCACTAAGCCCCTTGGCTTTAGCCAGCAGTATGTATAACTTTCCCTCCTGTGCAAGCAGAGAAGCCGAAGTGATTCGAGCAATGAAGAAAATCGGGTAAATCGACACGAGCAGCGAAGGCAGCACGAAAGCCTCCCAGCCATCAACCGCAAAATAGCGGATAGCCGGAACATACTTAATGAGCACCCACTGGGCGATCAGCATCAGAAAAAAATCGGGAATGGATTGGAACAGCCATGTGGTCCAGTGTCCCAGCACATTGAATTTGGTCTTGGACAATTTGTAGTCAAGGACTCCCTTCAGAATGCCGAACACGAATCCAATGATTAAAGCGGATACAATAACGAGCAGGCTTTTACCGACGGCTCCAAAAGCGGCGGCTTCCGAAGACTGGCCGGTATACTGCGATTCCCCCAGCGTCCCGTTCTGAATGGCATTTGCAAAATAATCGCGAATATACGTAACATACTCACCCAGATCAAAGGAATAATTCGTCACCCACAAATTGCTGTCCAGCGACAGATTCAAATCCCTCGGAACCAGGACAATGAGGACGATGAACATAAAAGCGAGCAGGCTGGTTACCGTCGTTTTGAGCATTTGTGTTTTTAATCTCATAAAGTCCTCCCACACATAGTTTCAGCAGTACCCTCTTGTTTCATCTGCTTAAATACTTATTCTACTACTACCATATATCTCCTAAATTAGTCCAGATGAAAACACAAAATTTTACTCTCTATATTTCCGCATCATGTATTGCATTCCAGCTTTTGTCATGCATATAGCATATAATTGCCGCTGCCGTTTCTAGCAAATTGCAATCCATGGCGAAAGAATATACTCTGATTGTATATACATCTCATTGGAGGAGGTTCTACGGCGATGTCCATCTATGAATATGAAGTAAAAACGATACGCGGCGAGTCCCAAACGCTCAAATCTTATGAAGGCGACGTCATGCTCATTGTCAATACAGCGACCAAATGCGGCTTTGCCCCTCAATTCGACGGTCTGGAGAAGCTGCACCAAACCTACCGCGATCAAGGATTGGCCGTTCTCGGTTTCCCCAGCAGTCAGTTCATGAATCAAGAGCTGGAGGAGGACTCCGCGATCGAGGAGGCCTGCAAGCTCAATCATGGCGTCACCTTCCCGTTGTTCTCCAAAATTGATGTGAATGGCACGAACGCTCATCCGCTCTACCGGCATTTGACGAGCGAAGCTCCCGGCGCATTGGGCATTAAAGCGATTAAATGGAACTTCACCAAGTTCCTTGTGGACCGCAGCGGCAGGGTGGTCAAGCGCTTTGCGCCAACCGATACTCCGGAGAAAATAGAAGAGGATATCAAGAAGCTGTTATAAAAGCAGGCAGCCGATTCGGATAAAAAAGGGCTTGCCCGAGGTCCATCGACCTTGGGCAAGCCCTTCACGTCATGCGGTTTGGCATCATCAATGCTTTGCCATTGCATCCTTTATATGCTGGCTGTTCTGTAGCCCCCTATCCGGAGAACCGTCTTTACGATCTTTATACCGTGTGCGGCAGCTCGCGCACCCAGACGGCCATTTCATTCTCGCCGCGGTTGCCCCATAAATAGTACGGAATGGCCTTTAATGCCGCAGGAAGCCTCCTTTTCGGAGAGGAACGATACAGTTCATCGCCCCAATCATCAGACTCTTCAAGCCATCCATCCCCTTCAATGATAACGGCACCGCCGAGAAAATCCGGGTCGAATCGGGAATGAAGCTTCGGATCGCCTGCGAGCGACAGCGAGGATACCGGCGCTCCATGATCGACGCTCTCCAGGCAGTATACTA
Above is a window of Paenibacillus sp. FSL K6-1330 DNA encoding:
- a CDS encoding ABC transporter permease, yielding MRLKTQMLKTTVTSLLAFMFIVLIVLVPRDLNLSLDSNLWVTNYSFDLGEYVTYIRDYFANAIQNGTLGESQYTGQSSEAAAFGAVGKSLLVIVSALIIGFVFGILKGVLDYKLSKTKFNVLGHWTTWLFQSIPDFFLMLIAQWVLIKYVPAIRYFAVDGWEAFVLPSLLVSIYPIFFIARITSASLLAQEGKLYILLAKAKGLSDRKVVYKHMLRNGIATILTHLPGLLVFILSNLLVVEYYRNYPGAAWRLFQALDFNTFSGTGSNYEPGVIIYITFSFMVLFMIVQWISQSARKYFDPR
- a CDS encoding alpha-amylase, encoding MQRNHTIMQFFEWHVAADGSHWNRLKNAAPELSKAGIDAVWIPPVTKASSAEDNGYGVYDLYDLGEFDQKGTVRTKYGTKQELIDAIAACHKNGIAVYVDLVMNHKAGADETERFRVVQVDEMDRTKDISKPFEIEGWTKFTFPGRGDQYSSFQWNFTHFNGTDYDDISKRSGIYRIVGENKSWSDNVDNEFGNYDYLMFANIDYGHPDVRQEMVAWGKWLVDTLQCSGFRLDAIKHINHDFIKEFATAMKKKRGDDFYIVGEFWNPELQDCRNFLDTVDYRIDLFDVSLHYKLQAASKAGRSFDLRTIFDDTLVQSHPMNAVTFVDNHDSQPQESLESWVEDWFKQSAYALILLRKDGYPSVFYGDYYGIGGEKPIPGKREAIDPLLYARANRAYGEQDDYFDHPNTIGWVRRGIQEIEFSGCAVVIANGEAGDKRMFVGEHRAGEVWVDLTRTRKDRITIGKDGFALFPVNGGSVSVWAHPDIPVKG
- a CDS encoding glutathione peroxidase, with the protein product MSIYEYEVKTIRGESQTLKSYEGDVMLIVNTATKCGFAPQFDGLEKLHQTYRDQGLAVLGFPSSQFMNQELEEDSAIEEACKLNHGVTFPLFSKIDVNGTNAHPLYRHLTSEAPGALGIKAIKWNFTKFLVDRSGRVVKRFAPTDTPEKIEEDIKKLL
- a CDS encoding ABC transporter permease subunit; this encodes MKNVPLWIGGTLLAFFVFVMLAGPYMPFIDKELKQETSRWVMKDGKQKLTLPPFKPSSKNWLGSDKKGVDNLSKLVVTAKDTILLVLGITAVRYAIGVPLGLIARKKKGFTHRFITFWNQLCSYLPPVFASALLLALPFFLFSQQRMGWAILILASVEAGRVAITIQQQAHKMASEPYMEAGTALGLRTRTLTKNYYIPVMFPEVIVNFCLDMGKVMLLLGQLAIVNIFLGHEWKEVNYYVMEFVETGYNWATILSKNRADIWLGKFQFVVYPAFAMMLLIITFNLLGEGLRRRYQVKG